A genomic segment from Actinoplanes sichuanensis encodes:
- a CDS encoding methyltransferase domain-containing protein: MTALLLGGEMPHWSDRSPARGAPLRELAATARGHVLVVGPHEPELIEAIPARQVTVLVRGVPDADELAGRWAGRAGIQVCCGSLAKLAAVPAYDTVVALDGLDRTGSTETADLPWAAGVAQLLAVLRPGGRLLLSVANPVGLHRLYAGTGTPGDEAWSAFPATDPTRPAGLERLRAHLRSAGLDVLRDWAAHPSPESPSVLLDEDALTDPNLHGYLTSALRRAGLPAGPLLADSRPLAADLLRHGLAGGLAPAWIVVAAYPGHHPSPLPDGLLGQERLVRTASGWTVGTLGPVPPGICLHDALLAAARSGDQPEFRTLLTAWQSGPHAAHPADALLRTPDGTLLPTTDAPAGTLSPAPGQSPLQQLAAALHDEGLAHLWPVEGTDSLLAAMSGLPVDPAPAPRPTPSTLRELTAAHDRLAEQLAEAKAQLTWYEQRTATLQSDLSRAHKIITVLKATTGGRAATAVLGGVRRGKHLARAALRRLS, from the coding sequence ATGACGGCGCTTCTTCTCGGCGGCGAGATGCCGCACTGGTCGGACCGGTCCCCGGCGCGTGGCGCGCCACTGCGGGAACTCGCCGCCACCGCCCGCGGACACGTCCTCGTGGTCGGGCCGCACGAACCGGAGCTCATCGAGGCGATCCCGGCGCGGCAGGTGACCGTGCTGGTGCGCGGGGTACCGGACGCCGACGAGCTGGCCGGGCGGTGGGCCGGGCGCGCCGGGATCCAGGTCTGCTGCGGGAGCCTGGCGAAACTCGCGGCGGTTCCGGCGTACGACACCGTGGTGGCCCTGGACGGGCTGGACCGCACCGGCTCCACCGAGACCGCCGACCTGCCGTGGGCGGCCGGGGTCGCCCAGTTGCTGGCCGTGCTGCGTCCCGGTGGGCGACTGCTGTTGTCGGTGGCCAACCCGGTCGGGTTGCACCGTCTCTACGCGGGCACCGGAACCCCCGGCGACGAGGCCTGGTCGGCTTTCCCGGCCACCGACCCGACCCGACCCGCCGGCCTCGAACGGCTCCGCGCCCACCTGCGGTCGGCCGGACTCGACGTACTGCGGGACTGGGCGGCCCACCCGTCGCCCGAGTCGCCGTCGGTGCTGCTCGACGAGGACGCGCTCACCGATCCGAACCTGCACGGGTACCTCACCTCGGCGCTGCGGCGGGCCGGACTGCCCGCCGGGCCACTGCTCGCCGACTCCCGGCCGCTCGCCGCCGACCTGCTGCGTCACGGGCTGGCCGGTGGACTCGCACCCGCCTGGATCGTCGTCGCCGCGTACCCGGGCCATCATCCGTCGCCCCTGCCGGACGGCCTGCTCGGGCAAGAGCGGCTGGTGCGTACCGCCTCGGGTTGGACCGTCGGCACCCTCGGCCCGGTGCCGCCCGGAATCTGTCTCCACGACGCCCTGCTGGCCGCCGCCCGCTCCGGCGACCAGCCGGAGTTCCGCACCCTGCTGACCGCCTGGCAGTCCGGCCCGCACGCCGCCCACCCCGCCGACGCCCTGCTCCGCACCCCCGACGGCACCCTGCTCCCGACGACCGACGCCCCCGCCGGCACCCTGTCGCCGGCTCCCGGCCAGTCACCGCTTCAGCAGCTCGCGGCCGCCCTGCACGACGAGGGCCTGGCCCACCTGTGGCCGGTCGAGGGCACGGACTCACTGCTGGCGGCCATGTCCGGACTTCCGGTGGATCCGGCTCCGGCCCCGAGGCCGACCCCGTCGACGTTGCGGGAGCTCACCGCCGCACACGACCGTCTCGCCGAGCAGTTGGCCGAGGCCAAGGCGCAATTGACGTGGTACGAGCAGAGGACCGCCACCCTTCAGTCCGACCTCTCCCGAGCCCACAAGATCATCACCGTCCTGAAGGCGACCACGGGCGGCCGTGCGGCGACCGCCGTCCTGGGCGGCGTCCGCCGAGGCAAGCACCTGGCCAGGGCCGCACTACGCCGTCTCAGCTGA
- a CDS encoding glycosyltransferase, whose translation MSPDRRRVAVWRSAMLLGSETFIRAQGDALTRWEPAYLGATRIDSALSRPDDVIVFPDGPAGRREFLGLRLGGTSPRLRAVLARVRPELVHAHFGGDGWLISRTARQLGIPLIVTVHGHDVTRQPQSSGLHGLRYRRNLRSVFGRAALVIAVSEVIRDRAEACGADPARIRVHYTGVTVPPAVPVVPKRWDVVFVGRLVAKKGVDDLLTALSLLDSPRPRALLIGDGPLLPEMRALASRLRLDATFVGGLAPESVQRHLAESRMLAAPSKTAPDGDTEGLPTTILEAAALGLPVVATRHSGIPEAVLDGRTGLLTPEGDPAALAGSIAHLLGDAELRHRMGAQAREHVAAHFNLATQTLRLESLYDQVS comes from the coding sequence ATGTCGCCTGACCGGCGGCGGGTAGCCGTCTGGCGCAGCGCGATGCTGCTCGGCTCGGAGACGTTCATCCGCGCCCAGGGCGACGCCCTGACCCGCTGGGAACCGGCCTACCTGGGCGCCACCCGCATCGACTCGGCCCTGTCCCGCCCGGACGACGTGATCGTCTTCCCGGACGGCCCGGCCGGCCGCCGCGAATTCCTCGGCCTGCGGCTCGGCGGCACGTCACCCCGCCTGCGGGCGGTGCTCGCCCGGGTCCGCCCCGAACTGGTGCACGCCCACTTCGGCGGCGACGGCTGGCTGATCAGCCGGACCGCCCGGCAACTCGGCATTCCGCTGATCGTCACCGTCCACGGCCACGACGTGACCCGGCAGCCGCAGAGCTCCGGCCTGCATGGACTCCGCTACCGCCGGAACCTGCGATCGGTCTTCGGCCGGGCCGCCCTGGTCATCGCGGTCTCCGAAGTGATCCGTGACCGGGCCGAGGCGTGCGGCGCCGACCCCGCTCGGATACGCGTGCACTACACGGGCGTGACCGTCCCACCCGCCGTCCCGGTCGTGCCGAAACGCTGGGACGTCGTGTTCGTCGGCCGTCTCGTGGCCAAGAAGGGCGTCGACGATCTGCTCACCGCCCTGTCCCTGCTCGACTCGCCACGCCCGCGGGCGCTGCTGATCGGCGACGGACCGCTGCTGCCCGAGATGCGTGCCCTCGCCTCTCGACTCCGCCTCGACGCCACCTTCGTGGGCGGCCTGGCGCCCGAGTCGGTCCAGCGGCACCTCGCCGAATCCCGGATGCTCGCCGCCCCGTCCAAGACCGCCCCCGACGGTGACACCGAAGGCCTGCCCACCACCATCCTGGAAGCCGCCGCCCTGGGCCTGCCGGTGGTCGCGACCAGGCACAGCGGCATCCCGGAGGCGGTGCTCGACGGCCGGACCGGCCTGCTCACCCCGGAGGGCGACCCGGCCGCCCTGGCCGGATCGATCGCCCACCTCCTCGGCGACGCCGAACTGCGCCACCGGATGGGCGCCCAGGCCCGCGAACACGTCGCCGCCCACTTCAACCTGGCCACCCAGACGCTCCGGCTGGAGTCCCTCTACGACCAGGTCAGCTGA
- a CDS encoding glycosyltransferase family 2 protein, translating to MPALPDVSVVIPTCNRPDLAVRAVRSALAQTHGDLEVIVVVDGPDDDTTTALAAVGDDRLRVVVLPERGRAPHARNVGAAEARGRFTALLDDDDEWLPGKIETQLALAAGSDATHPIVATRLINRTPRADSVMPRRLPAAGEPLSEYFTVRRGLFYGDGFIQTSTIMAPTDLFRRVPFTVGLRRQQELDWALRAVREDGVELLYAEEPLVLWHQDEDRERISLHNPYDEQLEWLRDNRHLFTPRAYAAFTLSVMSSMAAPGRAGRHFRELLTEARRHGRPGALDYLTHLQIWALPPAVRARLRDLVVGRRSAADNTTPAPEPVDVA from the coding sequence ATGCCTGCACTCCCGGACGTCAGCGTCGTCATCCCCACGTGCAACCGCCCGGACCTGGCCGTCCGCGCGGTTCGCAGTGCTCTCGCGCAGACGCACGGTGACCTCGAGGTGATCGTCGTGGTCGACGGTCCCGACGACGACACCACCACCGCCCTCGCCGCCGTCGGCGACGACCGGCTACGCGTCGTGGTCCTGCCCGAACGCGGCCGCGCCCCGCACGCCCGCAACGTCGGCGCCGCCGAGGCCCGCGGCCGGTTCACCGCCCTGCTCGACGACGACGACGAGTGGCTGCCCGGCAAGATCGAGACGCAGCTCGCGCTGGCCGCCGGCTCCGACGCGACCCATCCGATCGTCGCCACCCGGCTGATCAACCGGACTCCCCGCGCCGACTCGGTCATGCCCCGCCGGCTGCCCGCCGCCGGTGAGCCCCTCAGCGAATACTTCACCGTCCGGCGTGGCCTCTTCTACGGCGACGGTTTCATCCAGACCTCCACGATCATGGCGCCCACCGACCTGTTCCGGCGGGTGCCGTTCACCGTGGGGCTGCGCCGCCAGCAGGAACTCGACTGGGCGCTGCGGGCCGTCCGGGAGGACGGTGTGGAGCTGCTCTACGCCGAGGAACCGCTCGTGCTCTGGCACCAGGACGAGGACCGGGAGCGGATCAGCCTGCACAACCCCTACGACGAACAGCTCGAATGGCTGCGCGACAACCGCCACCTGTTCACCCCGCGGGCGTACGCCGCCTTCACCCTCAGCGTGATGAGCTCGATGGCCGCGCCCGGCCGGGCGGGCCGTCACTTCCGCGAACTCCTCACCGAAGCCCGCCGCCACGGCCGCCCGGGCGCCCTCGACTACCTCACCCACCTGCAGATCTGGGCCCTGCCGCCGGCCGTCCGGGCCCGCCTGCGCGATCTCGTCGTGGGCCGCCGTTCCGCCGCCGACAACACCACCCCCGCGCCCGAGCCGGTCGATGTCGCCTGA